One Candidatus Tanganyikabacteria bacterium genomic window, CTTTGTTCATGCCATCGAAGCCCTCATGCGGCGCTCCAAGCGGAGTAACACCAAGCGTGAGAGGCGGATCGGTAGGCAGCAACTCGGCCTGAGGCCTGTGTATGGACGCTAAAACTCATGCCTATGACCAGGAACTAGTGACATCGCTTCGCAGGCTTCCAATGTCCCACAAGTCAGAGGTGTTCGGGTTTCTCATCGTCATACTCATGCTCATCGCAAACATCGCCATCATGGTCAACCGGCAGGGCACTCCACACCTGGGCATGATCGTCTCAGAACTATCGTTTTGGTTCAAGCTTATGCTTGTCTTTCGAGCAAGTTTCGAAAACTCTTTGCTAGAGAGTAAACTCGGCCGCGCGTCGGAGTGGTTTGCCCCTGGAACTCTCATGGCCCTCACGGTCGCGTCAATCGTACTCATGTGGATGGCCGCGACCTTGCTTTCCGGATCGAAGGAAATCGCCTTCATGTTCGGAGGCCTGTTCATGTATGCGCTTGCTGTAACGTGCACGGGCTGGGGAAGGCGGACGTAAGTACCTCCGAATCGTCATCCCCCCGCCTGGGGTAAGATCGCTCCTGGAGGGCGATGGCTACGATGACGGCGAAGTTCCCGGGGTTGTCGCGCAAGGCGTTCCAGCATCCCGAGGACGTCAAGGCCCTGGAAACCTTGCAGGGGTTCAAGGGCGTGGACCTGGTGTGCCACAAGCTTGTCGAGATGGGCTTCGAGCGGGCCATGCTCGTCCAGTCCATCGCCAGCGACATCAAGACCTCCCCCCGGCAATTCCCGATCGTCCACGACCTGGTCAGGGCGGCGGCCGACTGCCTGGATCTCGAGGCCCCCACGGTGTTCGTGGCCGAGAGCCCCTTCATGAACGCATACACGATCGGCGTGGAGCGGCCCTTCGTGGTGCTCAACTCTCGCCTGGTGCAGTTGCTGACCGAGGAAGAACTCTACGCCGTCGTCGCCCACGAACTGGGCCATATCAAGTGCGGGCACGTGCTGTACGGCACGATGGCGAAATTCCTGGCGATGTTCGCGGAGGGCATCGCGGCGGCCACCCTGGGGCTGGGCGGCCTGGTGTCGCTGGGGTTGCAGGTGGCGATCGCCAACTGGTACCAGAAGGCAGAACTGAGCTGCGACCGGGCGGGCCTGATCGCGTGCGGCGACCCGGATATCTCGACGTCGGCCCTGCTCAAGCTCTCGGGCGCCACCGCGGCGTCGTCGCTGCAGATCAGCACCGACGAGTTCCTCGCGCAGGCCGAGGAGTACGACAAGATGGACCGGGACGGCCTCGACAAGTTCTACAAGCTGGTCATGACGGTAGGCCGGAGTCACCCGTACACGGCCGTGCGGGCCCGCGAGATCCGCGCCTGGTCGGCGTCCGACGAGTACCGGCGCATCCTGGAGGGCTCTTACGAGCAGGGTGCCGACGAGCCGATCGTCAAGCCCGACTGGTTCACCAAGCTCGAAGAGGCGGGCAGGGCGGCCAGTCCCGGCGCGGCGCAGACCATCAAGAGCGCCGAGGAGGCCGCGGCGGCGGCGGGGGCGGCGGCCGCCGAGGGCATCAAGGTGCTCACCGAGGTGGTCGGCCGCGTGGGCGGCATGGCGCTGGACGCCCTGCAGGGCGGCCTCAAGTCGGTACTGGAGTCCGCCGCGGCTGGCACCGAGGCCGCCAGGCCGGCGCAACCGCCCACACCGGCCGAGGGCGGGGTGGTGGAAGAGCCGGGGCCAGCTGCGGACAAGCCGTCCGGCGACGACGCGCCGGACGATCCGGCGCCCGGCAAGACCCTGGGCTAACCGTCGCCGCTGCTCGGCGGGCGGTCGTCCCGGAACAGGCCAGGGAGGGTCGGATGGCCTCCCTCCCGGGCCTTGTCGGTGAAGTGGTAGGATCTTGTTCGGAATTCCGGTAATGAGTGCTTCGGAAAAGTGGTATTAGATTCTCGTGGGGTACAAGATCCGGTCTTCGGACAAGCTCATCCAGGCACTCCTGGCGAAACTTCCCGCCCTCCTCCTCGTCGGCCCTCGCGCTTCAGGGAAGACGACCACCGCATCGAGATTCGCAGCGACCATCGTCAGGCTCGATCACCCGTTGGAAGCGGCGGCCTTCCAGGCGGATCCCGATGCGGCCCTCCGCGGGCTCGCGACGCCGGTCCTGCTTGACGAGTGGCAGGCCGTACCGGGAGTGCTCGGAGCCGTCAAGCGAGCCGTCGACGCCGATTCGCGTCCGGGGAGGTTCCTGCTGACCGGCTCGGTTCGCGCCGACCTCGACTCCCAGACCTGGCCGGGGACGGGTCGCCTCGTCAGAGTGCCGCTGTACGGGATGACCGTGGCCGAGCAGATCGGCCGACCCGACACGGTCCCTTTGCTCGATCGCCTGGCGCGAGGAGACCCGCTGGCAGTGCCGGCCGGCACGCCCGATCTGCGAGGCTACGTCGAGATGGCCCTCCGCGGCGGCTTTCCGGAGGCCGCCCTGGCCATGGACGATCAGGCCAGGCGGTTCTGGCTCGAAAGCTACGTCGAGCAGATCGTGACACGCGACGCCATGGAGCAGGACGGACGCCGCGATCCGGCCAAGTTGCGGCGCTTCCTCGAGGCCTTCGCGCTCAACTCGGCCGGTGTCGTCAGCGATTCGACCCTCTTCGAGGCCGCGGGGATCAACCGGAAGACCGCCGAAGCCTACGAGAGCCTTCTGGCGAACCTTCTGGTGGTCGAGAGGCTGCCCCCTTGGACCTCCAACCGCCTGAAGCGCCTGGTGCGATCACCCAAGCGATACCTGGTCGATGCGGCGCTCCTCGGGGGAGTACTCGGCCTCGATGCGAACGGCGTCCTGCGGGACGGCAACCTGCTGGGCCGGGTGCTCGATACGTTCGTCGCCGCGCAAGTTCGGGCGGAACTGCCGCTGGGGGAGCGCCGAGCGCGCCTGTTTCATCTCCGCCAGGAACGCGGTCTCCACGAAGTGGACCTGGTTGCCGAACAGGGAGCTGGCGACGTCATCGCGATCGAAGTGAAAGCGGGTGCCGGAAACAGCCCGGAGGCGGCCAGGCACC contains:
- a CDS encoding M48 family metallopeptidase, which encodes MTAKFPGLSRKAFQHPEDVKALETLQGFKGVDLVCHKLVEMGFERAMLVQSIASDIKTSPRQFPIVHDLVRAAADCLDLEAPTVFVAESPFMNAYTIGVERPFVVLNSRLVQLLTEEELYAVVAHELGHIKCGHVLYGTMAKFLAMFAEGIAAATLGLGGLVSLGLQVAIANWYQKAELSCDRAGLIACGDPDISTSALLKLSGATAASSLQISTDEFLAQAEEYDKMDRDGLDKFYKLVMTVGRSHPYTAVRAREIRAWSASDEYRRILEGSYEQGADEPIVKPDWFTKLEEAGRAASPGAAQTIKSAEEAAAAAGAAAAEGIKVLTEVVGRVGGMALDALQGGLKSVLESAAAGTEAARPAQPPTPAEGGVVEEPGPAADKPSGDDAPDDPAPGKTLG
- a CDS encoding ATP-binding protein, whose translation is MGYKIRSSDKLIQALLAKLPALLLVGPRASGKTTTASRFAATIVRLDHPLEAAAFQADPDAALRGLATPVLLDEWQAVPGVLGAVKRAVDADSRPGRFLLTGSVRADLDSQTWPGTGRLVRVPLYGMTVAEQIGRPDTVPLLDRLARGDPLAVPAGTPDLRGYVEMALRGGFPEAALAMDDQARRFWLESYVEQIVTRDAMEQDGRRDPAKLRRFLEAFALNSAGVVSDSTLFEAAGINRKTAEAYESLLANLLVVERLPPWTSNRLKRLVRSPKRYLVDAALLGGVLGLDANGVLRDGNLLGRVLDTFVAAQVRAELPLGERRARLFHLRQERGLHEVDLVAEQGAGDVIAIEVKAGAGNSPEAARHLIWLRDRLGDRFVRGLVLHTGPRVFELEDRILAAPVSTLWA